One segment of Clarias gariepinus isolate MV-2021 ecotype Netherlands chromosome 6, CGAR_prim_01v2, whole genome shotgun sequence DNA contains the following:
- the epha2a gene encoding ephrin type-A receptor 2a, whose product MDYHIRSLFSYLFINSIFILNQAKEHILLDMKASGGELGWLTSPSEEGWEIVQTVVNGSLLYTYSVCNVITDTEQDNWLRTTFIQRPLEASRISVELRFVVRDCNTFDGTPPSCRETFGLYLYETDTDVGTSFRKGQFRKIATVAPDEVTANKGGGVKVNLETRSIGALSRRGFYLAFQDVGACVALLGVKVFYTTCPTIQRNLATFPERVTATALTEVEGSCVKNAVTVGQAPPRMYCTAEGEWVVPVGQCYCRAGYQAVGQTCQACDGGYYKSSDSSQPCEACPANTQRSGPGARQCPCLEGFYRADTDPSSGPCSGPPTPPEDLKSTPSLTAGAVQLTWRPPFNTGGRTDIVYNVACERCNGAICAPCGGRVHFEPTRTSLRVPEVTVSGLEPHINYTFKVEALNGVSHLSSVKATASITTMVHVTETPKVTFIRVVDCTSSSLSLSWAVDQHTISHHSPQYELMYRIKDNKGEQDVTTYSVLRLDKNSVQISDLSPGTKYVFRVQTLTPEGHPSSQSAEHEFETLPMAEPQKQSSSMIVMGAIAGGGAMLLIVVVILLLHKRRLNSHIRQRTGGNYFACPEKHQPLKTYVDPHTYEDPSTAILKFASEIHPNHITKQKVIGAGEFGEVYRGVLKLPGRNEVAVAIKTLKPGYPEKQRQDFLSEASIMGQFSHQNIIRLEGVVTKFKHAMIVTEYMENGALDQYLRDHDEELSSYQLVGMLSGIAAGMKYLSDMNYVHRDLAARNILVNGNLECKVSDFGLSRVLEDYPEGTYTTSGGKIPIRWTAPEAIAYRKFTSASDVWSFGIVMWEVMAFGERPYWDMSNHEVMKAIHEGFRLPAPMDCPSAINQLMLQCWMQDRSKRPRFLDIVNVLDKLQRSPESLTAKANIDLRVSIRLPSTSGNDGSPFRSVDEWLESMKMGQYKEAFVHAGITTMEQVLHLKIQDIKKIGVRLPGHQKRMAYSILGLQEPNAGPMDVFSV is encoded by the exons ATGGATTACCACATTCGctctttgttttcttatttatttattaacagcaTATTTATTCTAAATCAAGCCAAAGAAC ATATTCTGCTTGATATGAAGGCATCTGGAGGAGAACTGGGCTGGCTGACTTCACCAAGTGAGGAAGGA TGGGAAATTGTCCAGACAGTGGTGAATGGCTCTCTCCTGTACACCTACAGCGTGTGTAATGTGATCACTGATACTGAACAGGACAATTGGCTTCGTACCACCTTCATCCAGCGGCCCCTTGAAGCCTCACGTATCTCTGTCGAGCTGCGTTTTGTTGTCCGTGACTGTAACACCTTTGATGGCACACCACCCTCATGTCGTGAGACCTTCGGCCTTTACCTGTATGAAACGGACACGGACGTAGGCACCAGTTTTCGGAAAGGTCAGTTCCGTAAGATCGCCACCGTGGCCCCAGATGAAGTGACAGCAAACAAAGGTGGTGGAGTGAAGGTGAATTTGGAGACACGGAGCATCGGTGCACTATCTAGAAGAGGCTTCTACCTGGCTTTTCAAGATGTAGGTGCCTGTGTGGCTCTGTTGGGTGTAAAGGTTTTCTACACCACCTGCCCCACCATCCAGCGCAACCTGGCTACTTTTCCTGAGCGTGTGACTGCAACAGCTCTAACTGAGGTGGAGGGATCATGTGTGAAGAACGCAGTGACCGTCGGCCAGGCACCTCCTCGCATGTACTGCACTGCTGAAGGAGAGTGGGTTGTTCCTGTCGGGCAGTGCTACTGCAGAGCCGGCTATCAGGCCGTGGGACAGACCTGCCAAG cttgtgaTGGAGGCTACTACAAGAGCTCCGATTCCAGCCAGCCTTGTGAAGCCTGTCCTGCAAACACACAGCGTTCAGGTCCTGGTGCACGCCAGTGTCCCTGCTTAGAAGGTTTTTACCGAGCAGACACAGACCCTAGCTCTGGTCCATGTTCTG GTCCACCTACACCACCAGAAGACCTCAAGTCCACTCCTAGCCTAACAGCAGGGGCTGTACAGCTGACATGGAGACCTCCGTTTAATACAGGTGGCAGGACTGACATTGTGTACAATGTCGCATGTGAGCGCTGTAATGGAGCAATCTGTGCACCGTGTGGAGGGAGAGTGCACTTCGAGCCTACACGTACATCTCTACGCGTGCCAGAGGTTACAGTCAGCGGCCTGGAGCCTCACATTAACTACACATTCAAAGTGGAGGCATTGAATGGTGTGTCCCATTTGAGCTCAGTAAAAGCAACTGCCAGCATCACAACCATGGTACACGTTACAG AGACTCCAAAGGTAACATTTATCCGAGTAGTGGATTGTACTTCTAGTAGTCTATCTCTGTCCTGGGCTGTGGACCAGCACACGATTTCCCATCATTCTCCTCAGTATGAGCTTATGTACCGCATCAAG GACAATAAGGGAGAGCAGGATGTTACCACATACAGCGTTCTGAGGTTGGACAAGAACTCAGTCCAGATTAGTGACCTCTCTCCTGGGACTAAGTATGTTTTCCGTGTTCAGACTCTAACACCAGAGGGTCACCCCAGCAGTCAGAGTGCAGAGCACGAATTTGAAACCCTGCCCATGG CTGAGCCCCAGAAACAGAGCAGTTCCATGATCGTGATGGGAGCCATTGCTGGGGGCGGAGCCATGTTGCTTATTGTGGTGGTCATTTTACTCCTTCACAAAAG GAGGCTAAATTCACACATCCGGCAGAGAACTGGGGGCAACTACTTCGCCTGTCCAG AAAAACATCAGCCTCTGAAGACCTATGTGGACCCACACACCTATGAGGACCCAAGCACAGCTATCCTCAAATTTGCCAGTGAAATTCACCCCAATCACATTACTAAGCAGAAAGTTATTGGAGCAG GAGAGTTTGGTGAGGTGTACCGCGGTGTCCTGAAGCTGCCGGGCCGTAATGAGGTGGCTGTAGCGATAAAGACACTgaaacctggctaccccgagaAGCAGAGGCAGGACTTCCTGAGCGAGGCTAGCATCATGGGCCAATTCTCCCATCAGAACATCATACGCCTGGAGGGGGTTGTCACCAAAT TCAAACATGCCATGATTGTCACAGAGTACATGGAAAATGGAGCACTGGATCAATACCTGAGG gaccatGATGAGGAGTTATCCTCATACCAGTTGGTGGGCATGCTTAGTGGCATTGCAGCAGGGATGAAGTATCTGTCAGATATGAACTACGTACACAGGGATCTTGCTGCACGCAACATTCTGGTAAATGGCAATCTGGAGTGCAAAGTGTCAGACTTCGGGCTGTCTCGTGTGTTGGAAGACTATCCTGAAGGCACCTATACAACTAGT ggaGGAAAGATTCCCATTCGTTGGACAGCACCAGAGGCCATAGCGTACAGGAAGTTCACCTCTGCCAGTGATGTGTGGAGTTTTGGTATTGTCATGTGGGAGGTGATGGCTTTTGGAGAGAGACCCTACTGGGACATGAGCAACCATGAG GTTATGAAGGCCATACACGAAGGGTTCAGGCTGCCGGCACCGATGGACTGTCCATCTGCTATTAATCAGTTAATGCTACAGTGCTGGATGCAGGACCGTTCCAAGCGCCCACGCTTCCTCGATATCGTcaatgtgctggacaaacttCAGAGAAGTCCCGAGTCCCTTACAGCAAAAGCCAACATAGACCTACG AGTGTCTATTCGCTTGCCTAGCACTAGTGGAAATGATGGCAGCCCCTTCAGGTCTGTGGATGAATGGTTAGAGTCTATGAAGATGGGCCAATATAAAGAAGCCTTTGTCCATGCTGGAATTACCACTATGGAGCAGGTGTTGCACTTGAAGATTCA GGATATCAAGAAGATCGGTGTGCGGTTGCCAGGTCATCAAAAAAGAATGGCCTACAGCATTCTGGGTCTTCAAGAGCCCAATGCAGGTCCCATGGATGTCTTTTCAGTGTGA
- the rbm19 gene encoding probable RNA-binding protein 19: MSRLIVKNLPNGMKDERFRKMFAAFGTLTDCGLKFTKDGKFRKFGFVGFKCEEDALNALKHFNKSFVDTSRVTVEFCTDFGDPNKARPWSKYSRQPDKTKDEQKPQEEKRDENKEKKDKKPVDLLGELKNDEGFQEFLAVHKNRTQVPTWANDAVEAGAVEKIKKPEKKQEKKAASDDYLNFDSDESDEPSDEEDEEQVASKDEDKGDSNKIALKEGLSDMDYLRSKVVKKQDVVDEKEEDNAEGEDEDEEEEEGPMQQMDSAYESGDKDSHKTTTSSSQNKFEPATEFTVKLRGVPFTVKEQQVREFMLPLKPVAIRIAKNKEGRNSGNVYVDLHSEAEVERALKLDKDYMGGRYIEVFRATNFSDKRKTRADPQEKNFVSELKEDEEEEDVAESGRLFVRNLPYTCTEEELKELFTKHGHISELHFPIDSLTKKPKGFAFVTYMIPENAVTALAQLDGHIFQGRILHIIPSRIKKEKPEQGPNAPGSSSYKRQKDAKDKAASGSSHNWNTLFLGTSAVADAIAEKYNTTKSQVLDHESQGSLAVRMALGETQILQETRQFLLDNGVVLDSFSQASGQRSNTVLLVKNLPSGVQVKELEVLFSPHGSLGRVLLPPSGLTAIVEFLEPTEAKRAFTRLAYSKFQHVPLYLEWAPTAVFSTPPKQHKAADLEAMNKNAADQQTNIKKEEEDEQEDEEEEEILPGSTLFVKNLNYSTTEESLQETFSKCGPLQMCSISKKRDKSGKLSSMGYGFIQYKTPKAAQKAIRQLQHCTVDGHQLEVKISERELKSGVTHTSRKKQTAKKQTTSKILVRNVPFQAKVKELRELFCTFGELKTVRLPKKGVGGSHRGFAFVDFLTKQDAKKAFSALCHSTHLYGRRLVLEWADAGESVDDLRRKTAQHFHNAPKKRKQAEVLEGIMEQMEVGEGDE; encoded by the exons ATGTCACGACTTATTGTGAAAAACCTACCGAATGGG atgaaGGACGAGCGCTTCCGGAAGATGTTCGCAGCCTTCGGGACTCTGACCGACTGCGGGCTGAAGTTCACCAAAGACGGCAAATTTCGAAAATTCGGCTTCGTTGGATTTAAGTGTGAAGAAGATGCCTTAAATGCGCTGAAACATTTCAATAAAAGCTTCGTCGACACGTCCCGAGTGACG GTGGAGTTTTGTACAGATTTCGGAGACCCCAATAAAGCAAGACCCTGGAGCAAGTACAGCCGCCAGCCTGACAAAACTAAAGATGAACAGAAGCcacaagaagaaaagagagatgaGAACAAG gagaaaaaagacaaaaagccaGTTGACCTTCTTGGAGAG CTGAAAAATGACGAAGGCTTCCAAGAGTTCCTGGCTGTGCACAAAAACCGCACACAGGTGCCTACTTGGGCCAACGATGCTGTGGAAGCCGGTGCAGTAGAGAAGATTAAAAAACCAGagaaaaagcaagaaaagaaaGCTGCCAGCGATGACTACTTAAACTTTGACTCAGATGAGTCAGACGAGCCGAGTgatgaggaggatgaagagCAGGTTGCATCTAAGGATGAAGATAAGGGGg ATTCAAATAAGATAGCTCTAAAGGAAGGCCTGTCAGATATGGATTACCTCCGCTCTAAAGTTGTGAAGAAACAAGACGTGGTGGATGAGAAAGAGGAGGATAATGCAGAAGGggaagatgaagatgaagaagaagaagaaggtccAATGCAACAGATGGACAGTGCATATGAGAGTGGAGATAAAGACAGTCATAAGAcaaccacatcatcatcacaaaACAAG TTTGAACCTGCTACAGAATTCACAGTGAAGTTAAGAGGGGTACCCTTCACCGTTAAAGAG CAACAAGTGAGAGAGTTTATGCTGCCACTGAAACCTGTAGCTATCCGTATTGCCAAGAACAAAGAAGGCCGTAACTCGG GTAATGTGTATGTGGACCTGCACTCAGAAGCTGAGGTGGAGAGAGCTCTGAAACTCGACAAAGATTATATGG GTGGACGCTATATTGAAGTGTTCCGAGCCACAAACTTCAGTGACAAGAGGAAAACAAGAGCAGATCCACAGGAGAAAAATTTTGTCTCCGAGCTGAAAGAGGATGAAGAAGAGGAGGATGTGGCAGAATCGGGACGGCTCTTTGTGAGGAACCTGCCTTATACGTGTACAGAAGAAGAGCTGAAGGAGCTCTTCACTAAGCATG GTCACATCTCTGAGCTCCATTTCCCCATAGACTCTCTGACTAAGAAACCCAAGGGCTTTGCCTTTGTCACCTACATGATACCAGAAAATGCTGTGACTGCTTTAGCCCAGCTGGATGGCCATATATTCCAG GGCCGGATATTGCACATCATCCCCTCCAGGATAAAGAAGGAGAAGCCAGAGCAGGGTCCCAATGCTCCAGGCAGTTCTTCATATAAGAGGCAGAAGGATGCCAAGGATAAGGCAGCCAGCGGCAG CTCCCATAATTGGAACACGCTGTTCCTGGGCACGAGTGCAGTAGCTGATGCCATTGCTGAGAAATACAACACAACCAAAAGCCAAGTCCTTGATCAT gagtcaCAGGGCAGTCTGGCTGTGAGAATGGCACTTGGTGAGACTCAGATCCTTCAAGAAACTAGACAGTTCCTGCTGGACAACGGTGTGGTCCTGGATTCCTTCAGTCAG GCCTCAGGCCAGAGGAGTAACACTGTGCTCTTGGTGAAAAACTTGCCATCTGGAGTACAAGTGAAAGAGCTGGAAGTGCTCTTCTCCCCTCACGGCTCTCTGGGCAGGGTTCTGCTGCCCCCATCTGGCCTCACTGCTATTGTGGAGTTTCTGGAGCCGACTGAAGCCAAACGTGCCTTCACCAGACTCGCGTATAGTaag TTTCAACACGTTCCCCTGTATTTAGAGTGGGCTCCAACTGCTGTCTTTTCAACACCTCCTAAGCAGCACAAAGCAG CCGATCTTGAAGCTATGAATAAAAATGCTGCAGATCAGCAAACGAACATAAAGAAGGAGGAAGAGGATGAGCAGGAAgatgaggaagaagaggaaatCCTGCCTGGTTCAACACTCTTCGTTAAGAACCTGAACTACAGTACCACTGAGGAGTCACTACAGGAG ACTTTCTCCAAATGTGGACCATTGCAAATGTGCTCTATATccaaaaaaagagataaatcAG GCAAGCTGTCATCTATGGGCTATGGCTTCATACAATACAAAACTCCTAAAGCGGCCCAGAAAGCTATCCGTCAGCTACAA CATTGCACTGTTGATGGGCATCAGCTTGAGGTGAAGATTTCTGAAAGAGAATTAAA GTCAGGTGTGACACACACAAGCAGGAAGAAACAAACTGCTAAAAAACAGACGACGTCTAAGATCTTGGTGCGAAATGTTCCGTTCCAGGCTAAAGTCAAGGAGCTTAGAGAGCTTTTCTG CACATTTGGGGAGCTGAAGACGGTCCGCTTACCGAAGAAAGGAGTTGGCGGCTCTCACCGCGGTTTTGCTTTCGTGGACTTTCTCACCAAGCAGGATGCCAAG AAAGCGTTCTCAGCGCTGTGTCACAGCACCCATCTGTACGGCAGGAGGCTGGTGCTGGAGTGGGCCGATGCAGGGGAGAGTGTAGATGACCTACGGAGAAAAACCGCTCAACATTTCCATA ATGCTCCTAAGAAGCGGAAGCAAGCAGAAGTTTTGGAAGGCATCATGGAGCAAATGGAGGTTGGGGAGGGAGATGAGTGA